The sequence ttttatatcccacatatgagtgaagtcatctggttcttgactttttctgacttatttcgctagCACgacaatctcaagatctatccatgttgtcgcaaatggtagtatttcatcttttcttgtggccgagtagtatttcattatatatataatatatattatatataattatatattataaataatatatatttatattatatatatttatatataatatatatatttaataatacacattattaaatatatatatatatataatatatatatataaaaaacatctttatccaatcgtctatcgaaggacactttggttgtttccatgtcttggccactgtgaataatgctgtagtgaacataggggtgcatatatctttatggataaatgttttcagattttttatgcAGTCTACGTTATCTTTGGTTGTACTGCAGATGTTTTGGGAAAGTTGCAAATTCAAGGAAAAATGTCCTCTCCCTCCAAATTTTCCTTTAATTGCCAATATCCAGGGATAAAGAATGTCTAACACTTCACTGTTTATACTACGTGTATTCAAAAAATAATTGTGAAGCTCTCATTCCTAGTCTCCTTaagatttgaaaagataataCTACATTAAAAATTGGCACCACAAGAAGTAAGaagattttctttatatcaaCCTCGACTTCTTTTTTGAGTATGGAGAATGCAAAAGGCAACAAAAACTCCTCAAAgaagtcaaaggagaaaaaaaagacttgcaAATTCCAACCTCTCTCAGTAGAAGCTGAAGAGAAACAGCAGGCTGTTGGTGAACCAAGTACAAAAAGAAACTCAGGGAAGGGAACCAAACGAGAAAGGTCCATGAAAGAGGATGAAGCTTCCTATCCACAAAACATGGcacaagacaataaaaaaataagacttcgGAAGAAGATACCAGTTCCTCCGTTGCCCTCTAAACTGCCACCCATAAACCTGGTTCACCGAGACATCGTGAGGGCGTGGTGCCAGCAATTAAATCTGGGCACCAAAGGCTTGAAATTGGAAGCATATAGGCGACTCTGCGAACATGCTTACCCTCATCAAAAGGTTATTCCCGTCACATCAGCAGAGGCCAAGATATTGACcacaacacaaagaaaattaaagatggaaaagTGGGAAATGACTCTGGAAAATTCTGATCCTTCTAAAGTGACTGCTCCCCCTGAGGAAGGGATGCCTGCTCTTGAAGGACTGGACAAGGTTGTCATGACAACTTCCCCCCCAGATGCTGTGTTTGCTTCCTGGACCAGAATTGCAGCCAGAGctgggaagatggaggcagaggaatCACCACAAGAGGCTTCTAGTGTCAGGTGGTGTGTGGTCCATGGGCGAAGTCTTCCTGCACATAAAGAGGTTTGGGTCCAGCTACAGTTTTATGCTGGGCAAACCTGGGTTCCTGAAAAACACGGGAGAGTGTGTGCACTCTTCTTGCTACCTGCTAGCAAATTTCCACCCCCGTTCCTGGAGGACAATATGTTGTGCCCGAAATGTGTTCAGAGGAATAAGGTATTGATGAAAAGCCTTCAATGAGACTACAATGCCAGGATAAAGGATGCAGCAATGATTCTAATTAACCATAGAAAGGAGACTGCTATCAACTCCATGATGCCACTGACCACTGAACTCCAGGCTGCTCCACACCCTCCATGCTTTCTGCTTAGAAGAGGACGCACAGGCTGGTGGGGTGCAGATGTTACCCTCAGACTCCCGACAGTGCCTGCTGCTTCGTCTGTCGGGATACAGAGTCTTAAGTTTTTAAGGTGGAGAAGTATTTCACAAATTATCATTCATTGtgattaataataagaaaaagtcaaTACTATCAAATGATTATCCTTCTGAAATAGAAGTGACCTCAGCAGCTCTTTAAAGTGGGAACTTGAGCATTGTAAAGAGGTTGAGTGAAACAATACTACACTCACATGCTGGATTCCTCGCCTCAGAATTCTGTCTTTATGGGGTCTGCTGCCTTCTTAGTTCATACTCAACTGCTTTAAGACAAAGGGAATGCTGTAATTCTCTCCACTCCCCAAAACATGTTCTTAATATACAACacaacatttttctaaattttcttaacCTGAATTTCTATGATGTGTCTCTGGGATAAAAACACAGGGTACTTTGTcattgttatttccatttgtaattgttttgtacatttttactgattaaaaatgttcaagtctactttaaacataaatacatatgtttaaaatgtatatataagatCATCTATTTAGGAAACTTGTAtgcaaataaatgttaatattaagtgaaaaaaaaaaaaattggcaccACATTTTCATGGCTTAAAGAGATCCTTTGCAAGCatctcagtttaaatgtaaaacctgtgCATAAGtgaagggtgattttttttttttaatgcattaaaaGTTAAAGTATTGCCCTCCAGGTCTCCTGAGAGGTATATGTgcatatcttttgtttttggaggTTCGGTCTTCAGTCCCTCTGGGTTATTCTCCCTGATAGAAGAAATGACAGAGGGAGCAGTGAAATTGAACAGTTACCTGAACAGCCAGTGTGGGGATCAATCCTAATTGCATGTCAGCTCTAGCTTAGATTACATTCTGTTCATGTAAACCCCCTCATTCCTTTctacctgcccctcccccaccccgtgcCCACCATCCTTGGTGACATGGGTCACTTAGAATGAGCTGAGGAGGAGTTTATGCTTTGTATACATGTGTTCTCCAGATCACCTGGCtcagaaaagagaggaggaagtgaCCTAATTgctcaggcactgtgctagtgGTATTAATAATGACCCCGTTAGGTGACAGCTATGCCCATTTTATGTAACTAAATGGAGGGAGAAAGATGAACCACTCAGGCATGCCTCCCTCTTCTGTTCCTGTGGGTGGTTATTTGTCCCCATGAACTTCCTCTGTGATTTAGGACAGCTTTTCTGACTCGTCCACCTTTGACCATGGTGGTGGGATTGGCCATCCTGGCATTTGTACGCTCATGGTGCTCATTTGTTCACACACCCCTCTCTGCGCCAGGCTAGGTATGTATAATGGTGCAGAGAACAGGCCTggtcctgccctcatggagcatTCAGTCTGGAAAGAGACATGAGCAGTGAACCAAGAAATCCTGGGTTACAAATGTTTCACCTGCTCCAAAGTGTGCTGTGTTGAAAAGTGGGGGTGTCAGGGAAACTTATTTAAACTGCATGGTCAGGGAGGGTTTCTTACAGGAGGTGCCACTTAAGCTGAAATCTGAAGTTTGAGGAGTAGCTGGGCCCATGCGGTGTTACTGGCAGCACCGAGTGCGTGTGCAAGAGCccatgtgtatttatttacacTCACAGCACACATGGAACATCAGAGCACCTTTTTGTTCAGACATCCCCTTTCCTCTGTTTGCTGCAAATCCTCCAAGACAGAGGTAATACGTTTGTCACTGTCCCCCCAAAGCTGAGTGCATTTTGTGAATGAATGATTTAGTCCCCAGAGTAATATTAAGTGTTGCCTCTTTTATCGGGGCTTTCTCACTCGAAGAGTTTGTGTTCTAGGATCACCTTTCCCCATTCTCTGAAATAAAAGTGACTAATAGTTACTTTTTCAGTTTCACTagcaaatgattttatttttttagttgtgGATGAAGAGTACAATTGGGGGACGTGGTCAATACCCTGAGAAATTACATGTTAGATGGAATTTGGTGAATAATTGAGAAACTATGCTATACGAGGGCCTATTTAGATGCTTTGGAGATTTGCATaaaaagtatgagaaaataaCCCCTGGTAGTGAGGGAGACCTGgtataacatttcaaaaatattgtaaaacaaCGTATTGTATGTTACAACTTAGTGCAGGCTCAGTTACTAAGTGAACACAGAGGTAGGGAGATGTGTGATCTCGGTGGACTTGGAAAACTTAATGGGAAATCACATATTTGGATGAGCGAGGAGTGGTTGTAATTTTGGGGGTGGCAGGCTGGGAAGCCTAGCCCATAGAAGCAGGAAATACCAGTGAACTGCGAcattaataaatatctttgtcagttcaggctgctataacagaataccatagaccgGGTGGCCTAAGTAACAAACACTGATTTCCTACAGTTCCAGAGGCggggaagtctaagatcaaggtgtttgcacattggtgtctggtgaggacccacttcctggttcattgATGGTGTCTCCTCATGtggtggaaaaggcaagggagctTTCtgtggtctcttttataagggcactgatcccactTGTGAAGTCGCCAcactcatgatctaatcacctcccaaaggccccacctccaaataccatcacactggggctTTGGTTTCAACATAGGGATTTGGGAGAGAAGGAGGTACTCAAACGCTCAGTCTATAGCCATAAACACACAATTCATGAACACACCTGACAGTTACCTCACAGAGGGCTTTGCCTTTTCTCCTGACTGGGTCATTTCTTGGGGCTGCTGAGGAATTCCACATGAGGTAGGAAACACCCTATGTTTCAGAGCACTGTTACCTTCAGGCTGGTCCAGGGATTCCCCTCTGATGCCTGTCTCCACCCTTTGAGGCCACTGATGTCTGGACCTTTCACTTAGCAGAGGTCTCCTGCCTGGCTCCACATATCCACCCTGCTGGCCCCATGCTGGGGTCTTTGTTCCATGCCCAGAGCCCCAGAGGCTGCCTGAGCACATTTGGAGAGCTGGCTGACAGAGGGGCCTGTGTTCTGTCCTCCTGCCCTGTCCCTGCTTCACTTGAATCAGCAACACTTGAGTGGAAAAAAGGAATGCATTTGGGGTGGAAGATATAAATTTCAAGAGGGGGCTTTCTGACACCAGGTGGCAAAGATGGTTGAAGGGCTGATTTCTTTATCAGCACAGTCAGCCTGTGAAGGCATATGTGCTCCGTATCTGGTATTTGACCTTGAATTGACCCAAGTTACCTTCAAATCCAGTGTTAGAAGGGATCCGTAAGTAACAACCCCGAGAAATACTGATGAAATACCATGAAAATGGGGGAAGAATCATGGGTCTATTTtaaagttagaatttttttttctttacacagaaacggaactttctcttttcttgtgttaAGAATAAATGCCTAGATTATTTCACATTATTCCTGAGCCTGCATTGAGCCCCTCACATTTTTGGAGTACCTTGATTGAAATTTTAATCACCaaggtttttgtttattgttgttgtttaatttttttgtttgttttgtttttatagctaaGTGAAAGGAAATACGATTTAtccatttaatgaatatttatttgttagGCAGCCTGTCAGTTTCCGTTAAGAATCCAGGCCAGGAAGTGAGGTCAGTAAGATTCCATCCTTACTGTTCTAGAGTTCGGGACTGACCATAGGAGGCAGACGTACAAAAAGTGAGGTGTCAGTGGTGAGTTGTAAAATTGGGGGTTTGTACCAGGAACAGAAGCAGCCCAGGGCAGATTATCCACAGATAGTTTGAAAGTCTTGAAAGGTCAAAGGTGTTTGAGCTGTGTCAGTTTAGAGATGTATTTTCAGTGTCACCATAGTAAGTTTCGAGCTGACGCCTATTAGGGTTGCCTTATTTATGAAATGGAATAACTTTATTGATTAGTCCTACTCCATCTGATAAATGTTTGTCTTCAATGGGTGGTTTTAGCTTGGGTCTCCCGGCCCATGTAAATGCTGCAGGAAGATGTCTGGTTGTGCTGTTGGCTGGgaagttttttctttcagtagcTGTTCTTATTTTGATGGAACATTATTCAAATAGTAGCACCTACTCCATCCTTTATAGAAGTCTTTCTGAGGCATTAGCCTGGAATAGCTCATTGTGAAACACCATTGCTTATTCTGTTTTAAGATGTCACCGTGTCCTGTCTGACAGAATTCTTTAAAGTCTTTTAAGTGatctttcaaatttattataatGTCACAACATATTAAAAACTAACTTGGAGCTTTGTAATTAAACCATTTATAAGATTTCAAGTATGGAGTTGGAACAATTTTCTGCAAAACGTTAAGTGACCATTTTATGAATGTATTTGTAACAAGTTATTTCCTGTCCAAAGGAAGAATCTTTTTATAGGAAATGGTAACTGGGTGTCTTCTTAGatataaaacttttctttcttttattttaaaaaaagcaactgtCTGGTTTCTTGAGGAAAGCTGGGGGTTACATATCTCCCCTATCCCCAACTGCAGGTAGCTGAAGCAAAACATGGAATTTGTTGACTTCCATACTAGGGAAACCGAAGGGTGAAGCTGGCTTTAGTGGGGACACAGGTGCCCTCTGTACACTGGCCTCATGTTCTCTGGCAGTGGATAGGCCTGAAAGATGGCTGCTGGCAGCTCTTACAGCTTTGACccaaaatgaaagaggagagaccTCTTTCTTCTACTGCTGCTAAATCAAATCGTAGGAAAGGAATCTCTTTGGCCTGGGTCACGCCTGTGGTGTGGATGGAGGAGTGGATGGGGCATGATCCTGGGGAGAGAGGGCGAATTTCCACATGAAAAAAGGGTGCAGGTCAGACAAAACCACATCATCTGTGCTGGAAAGGCCTGCTGTCTCTAGGGGTGGCCTGTATCTGGGCTGACGCAGGGCTGGAGTGTGGAGTAGAGGACCATGGCAACAGCAGTACCtactacttccttccttcctcttcctgaaaCAGGTGAGCCTTGAAGTTATGGGCTAACTCAAAACGTGGTTTCATTTAAGGACCTGAATAACCCAGAAGAATGAATTCATGATTGAGGGCGAGGGTCAAATATTGATCCTCAAATATTATCTCCCACAAATAATGGGAATAGAAGGATTTCTTCACTGCTTTAGAAGGAATGGGAGGGGATtcactggggggagggggcaagtATGTGTGCCCAGAATCATCTTGTGATATTTTCAGGCTCCTGTTGGTAGAAAAATTTTGCGAGTGTGTCTTCCTGGTGAGAGGTGTCCCTGGGATAATGTTGTACTTCAGAGTATTTTCGGGGAACTGACTTATCAGTGGGCTTTCTCAGTGAAGAACATGACTAATGATCTTGTTCTACCACGAATTTCCACCCTACATAAATGAAGTTAGAGTCTCAGCAGTTCCTCGAGCACTATCTTTATCCAGCTTTCAATCTACCTTTTTATTTCAGAGGTTTCATCTTATGCAGTAAACAGTCTGTCTTGACAAAATAGCTGCAAAAGAAGCCTGCCTTGTGAAGCCACTCTTTATGTTAGGTGAATTAATTTACTTCATCTGTGTTTTTGCTCTATCTTGTGacgtctttttcttttttgaagaaaaataggaaTTCCTTCCTGAGTTTGGAAACCTACCTTCCTTCGTCTTTCATTGCTAAGCCACAGCCCGTTAGGGTACAGTAAGAGTTTAAAATCACTTTCCAGTTGCTTACAAACTTGTCTAAAGGGAGGGTTGAGAACCCAAACCATTGTTCTGTttgttgggtttgttttcttcagaGCTTACCATTGCACCGTACTGCCCTGAGGAAGCTGTGCAGTGGTCTTCTCAGGGAGCGGTGTGGGCCTGTGAGTGCCCTCACCAGGCCTGAGCCGCCTTTCACTGTCTTGCCTGAAGATTTGGCCCCTCTGGTTTCACATCCAATGCCTCTGCCCTCCGCCCCGCCCTCCCCAATACCTCTTGCTAAAGAAACTTACCAAATGttgctgaaaaaaaatctcttcgTCAGCTTGGCCTCAACATGTCCTGAGCTATCATTAAAATGACAGTGACTGAATCacagttttttaattattaaaatccattctttcattcagctcTGAGACAAAGAAAAGGGCTGAGTTAAATCCAGCCTGTCGACCAGTTGTTCAGATCTGTCTGTTGAGCACGTTCAAATACAGTTCTACAGTGTCATTTGATGAAGGTGTTTTTTCAGCCAAGTTGCCTCCTGTTTGCTTAAACAGGTGCCACCACTTCGGGCGGGCACAGAGCCTCACCACCTTGTCACCTGTTACAGCGGTTTTTCCGTCCATCTTGATTCTGAAAAGGATCTTGAAGAAAACTTAGAGCAATTTGTATAAATGTGCTGCCCAGTGTCTACAACTAGCCACCTGGTTGTAAACACAACCTACAggatttatttcctttcaaaatttacCCCTTTTTCTGAAGTGAGATGATTCATGCAGGCGGGTTTCTCAGGGGAGACATCAACGTTATTCACCCTCTGAAATTACAAATGAGTGTCTTAAAGTAGACAGTACATTTTATACGATTTGTGTGGGCTGCTTCTTGTGGCTGCTGAAGGCCTGTTTATTTGCAGGGCTGCATCTTCATTCTTAGTCTGTCTTCATTTCTGGGGACCCCGGGCCTTCTCCTGACCTCTAGAAGAAATTATGCTCTGAGTCCCTGAAGCCCTCATTCGCTTAGCTTCCCAATTTCTGCCCCCAGAAGCACCATGAGTCGTGTGGTATATGCAGAATAGAGAAGAGCCTGACTGCCGAGTTTCTTTCGTCCCCTTTTTCCCTTTAGTCGTCTTTCCTTCTGAATTCAGTGACTCCAAAAAACCCAGTTTCCTTGTAATTCTGTCCCTAAGGTTGTTCATATTGGTTAGTGTCGCAATCTCTTACCTTGAGGTTTGCCGCAAATTCCAAattttcctttagttcttcttttcccctttggTTACACTAAAAAAGCACTACATTGTACAAGTGTTTGGGGGAAATGACGCGACCATAAGTATGTTAAGCATAGGTGAacagtagctatattaattttcGTTCCTCCCATCCTGTTGACACAGGTATATATCTTTTCACTGGGGTACAGTGGTCACCCATCACGGTTTTCAGGGGTCTTTCTGTGGGTTGGGTGAAGATTCTTGTCTTTCAGGAAACTCACTGGATTCTCGCCGGTCGTAGCTCCTAGAAGCTGCTGGAATTTCGATCAcataatatctatatctatatatctcagTCAGTCTGTGCCTTCTGGCAAACCGCTTCGTCTCTTAATCTTGCCTCTAAAGTGGGGATACTATTTAATGATGAATGAAGGTTTGATTAATGTTGGTAATGAACTGGCACATATATTCCTATCCTTGTTTTAGTAGCAGCTACTGGTTATTCTGTGTCTTACATGTGAAGGTATTGTATTTAAGAAGAATGCTTTGAGGACTGTTTCTACAGAATTCCAGGTCTGGAATTCACAGGTGTGTTATGTTTGTGCAGTTGTGATCTAGACAAAGCAGTTTGGATCCAGATTGTAGTAAGATATAGATCCCAGGCCTCTCTTTCCCCCTACTTCCCCTATTATCTCTAGGAAAGCACCatctttttaataagaaattgaaCGTCTTTATTTGAACAACCAGCCAGGGAGAATGCATTTGGTGATGTCTTCACAATTGAAGTCTTCTCTgctatgtatgtgtgttttgggTTGGGGGCGGCGAGGATCTTTTagactgttttggtttttttccttcttcttccctccctgctttcccTCCTTCCACGCCCACctccaaataaatatacaaaacagaagTCCTGTGTGAACTCTGGAACTGCCCTATgtggtttgaatcctggcttggCCCTGAGAGCAGGACAAGTTGTTTTAGagttttgtgtctcagtttcctgatctgcaaaatggggatgagcACCGATCCTACCTCAgagaattattataaattttaaatgagttaacacatggAAAACAGAGTACTTGGCACCATGTCAGTGTTAGTGCTTTAAAGCAAAATTGTATGGGTCATTCTAGACTGGAGtaattgttaggaaaaaaaagggaTTTTGGAATGCTGcattctgaaatattattttttctgtattttcacagtaataataattaaaaagttccCAGTCATGATTTTGGGTGGAAAGGTTCAACTGTAATTACATCTAATGCAAACTTCTCCTAAGTTTCAGAGAAAGTAGAAAGTTACTCTATTCTGTATGTAGCAGGAAAAGGAATAACCACCCAAACATTGTGATGCCAACTGCTGTGATGCATGATTGACATTCAAAGCTGTAAGAATCTCAGGACTTTCCTGTACCCATTTTAAAATGGGTtcctatacccattttacagaagagtaaAGAGGTTTGGAGGGGTGAAGACACTTGCCAAAATTAAGAAGTGGCTGGGCTTTGTCCAGTTCCTGAGCCCACCTGGCCCACCTGCTTATACTGCAGGAATTTTCTGCCTCCCTCGTGGCTAGAAGGTTGCTGAGCAAAACAGGGGAGAGTTAGTCTGGTTTATTATTAACAGTATCTCTCAGGGTTGGTAGTAAGTCTAATCATGCATTTCCTTTCAAAGGCAATTTTACTGTTGACCGACATCTGCTTCTAAGTCAGTTGGCCAAAAATAAGGAGCCAAatacatgatttcttttcttttatggtgtGATCATGCTTTCCTGCACAAAAACTTCCTTTTATAGCTGTATGACCATCGAAGTTCTTCACCAAGGTTGACAGTATTTTACCTGACTAAGCTAAAGCAGGGAGTCTCATGGTCCTTGAATTTCTAGTTGCTCCCTAATTCCGTTCCAGGAGGGACCATAGCAGAGGTCTCATCTGATTCTTTTGGCATGAGTCTCAGGTATTGGAGAGGGagattttgagtttcttcttcttcttcttcttcaaacacagttttgaaataattcaagTGTCCACAGTAGAGCATGGCAAGTATTGCACATCTTTGTTCTTCAGCCTCTGGTAGCTTTGGGAGCTGGGGCTTTGTTGTCCTTCTTGGAAGGAACTATTAGTCACATCTTAGTCCTGAGTCACACATTTACACTCATTTAAGTGATAAGCAAATCTGATGGCTAGATTGAGTCAATAGTCTCAGTCTTGACTTTTGAGATAGGATTAGTAAACATATGTTGTTTATTAGTTTGGTCACAGAAGCTAGAAAATCTAACAAGTaaatcttcaaaaattatttgttattccACATACTTTAAGTTGTTCCTTATTATTTAGACTCCTAATAGTGTTACAGAtttggaaagtaaaagaaaaaatatctttttattacagaatgttgcaattttatttaatggaaaaaatattctgtTACTCTTCTTACTCTTCCAGAAGAAAATGT comes from Rhinolophus ferrumequinum isolate MPI-CBG mRhiFer1 chromosome 5, mRhiFer1_v1.p, whole genome shotgun sequence and encodes:
- the LOC117022024 gene encoding developmental pluripotency-associated protein 4-like, with protein sequence MENAKGNKNSSKKSKEKKKTCKFQPLSVEAEEKQQAVGEPSTKRNSGKGTKRERSMKEDEASYPQNMAQDNKKIRLRKKIPVPPLPSKLPPINLVHRDIVRAWCQQLNLGTKGLKLEAYRRLCEHAYPHQKVIPVTSAEAKILTTTQRKLKMEKWEMTLENSDPSKVTAPPEEGMPALEGLDKVVMTTSPPDAVFASWTRIAARAGKMEAEESPQEASSVRWCVVHGRSLPAHKEVWVQLQFYAGQTWVPEKHGRVCALFLLPASKFPPPFLEDNMLCPKCVQRNKVLMKSLQ